In one Methylobacterium sp. SyP6R genomic region, the following are encoded:
- a CDS encoding metallophosphoesterase family protein, translating into MKNSTSNPAVYFTADTHFGHEGMMDGRMTRPRPFGSIEEHDEALIANWNAVVRPGDEIWHLGDFAYGCTVDHAKDVFRRLNGTKRLLHGNHEKRGKQLAWASQHEGFVDVTVEGTRLFLCHYAMRAWPSIWRGTLHLFGHTHASLPDTRRSADVGADACGFRPVRLDELRARMAQAKDWPEELAAAADAGEIR; encoded by the coding sequence ATGAAGAATTCGACCTCGAATCCCGCCGTCTACTTCACCGCCGACACCCACTTCGGCCACGAAGGGATGATGGACGGACGCATGACGCGGCCGCGCCCGTTCGGCTCTATCGAGGAGCACGACGAGGCCCTCATCGCCAACTGGAACGCGGTCGTGCGCCCCGGCGACGAGATCTGGCACCTGGGCGACTTCGCCTACGGCTGCACCGTCGACCACGCCAAGGACGTGTTCCGGCGCCTCAACGGGACCAAGCGCCTTCTCCACGGGAACCACGAAAAGCGGGGTAAGCAACTCGCCTGGGCGAGCCAGCACGAAGGCTTCGTCGACGTCACTGTCGAGGGCACCCGGCTGTTCCTCTGCCACTACGCGATGAGAGCTTGGCCTTCGATTTGGAGGGGCACGCTTCACTTGTTCGGGCACACGCATGCCAGCCTGCCGGACACCCGTCGGTCGGCTGACGTCGGCGCCGACGCCTGCGGCTTCCGGCCGGTGCGCCTCGACGAGCTCCGGGCGCGCATGGCCCAGGCAAAGGACTGGCCCGAGGAGCTTGCCGCTGCGGCGGACGCGGGCGAGATCCGCTGA
- a CDS encoding abortive infection family protein, with amino-acid sequence MDDIPETRLEQVAMMEGILIEHATGRSSDGHVYEHLRREFIADAEVRVLLPDYVRTCRTLDAFWPFIKDKLGRYQERRAFIRESFTPLIDHLEGRNRAPGDAVVGDALASFDAEGVHAVWTKALARRTSDPEGAITVARTLLEAVCKHILDGLGIAYAPKDDLPKLYGLVAAGLRLAPDQHRDVPIKAILGGAMNLVNGLGTLRNRFSDAHADDPPTDERPRVRPSPRHASLAVNAAGAVATFLVETYQERGKG; translated from the coding sequence GTGGACGACATCCCTGAAACACGCCTGGAGCAGGTCGCGATGATGGAGGGCATCCTCATCGAGCACGCGACGGGCCGGTCCAGCGACGGCCACGTCTACGAGCACCTGCGCCGAGAGTTCATCGCCGATGCCGAGGTGCGGGTCCTCCTCCCTGACTACGTCCGGACTTGCCGGACGCTCGATGCGTTCTGGCCCTTCATCAAGGACAAGCTCGGCCGGTACCAGGAGCGCCGGGCGTTCATCCGCGAATCGTTTACGCCGCTGATCGACCACCTAGAGGGCCGCAATCGCGCCCCCGGCGACGCGGTGGTCGGGGACGCGCTCGCCTCGTTCGACGCCGAGGGCGTCCACGCGGTCTGGACGAAGGCCCTGGCGCGCCGGACCTCGGACCCCGAGGGGGCCATCACCGTCGCCCGCACCCTCCTGGAGGCGGTGTGCAAGCACATCCTCGACGGGCTCGGCATCGCCTACGCCCCGAAGGACGACCTGCCCAAGCTCTACGGCCTGGTCGCCGCCGGGCTGAGACTGGCCCCGGACCAGCACCGAGACGTGCCGATCAAGGCTATCCTCGGCGGGGCCATGAACCTCGTGAACGGCCTCGGCACCCTGAGGAACCGGTTCTCCGACGCGCACGCCGACGACCCGCCGACGGACGAGCGGCCCCGCGTCCGCCCGTCGCCCCGGCACGCCAGCCTCGCGGTCAACGCGGCCGGGGCCGTCGCGACCTTCCTCGTCGAGACCTACCAGGAGCGCGGCAAGGGCTGA
- the flgK gene encoding flagellar hook-associated protein FlgK, with the protein MSLNALNTSTAGLQVTQAAIGLVSQNVANAGTAGYVKRTLTSVSTLGNSGVATGTISRTLDAVSLKQLRLETAGAAYTGLSAKVQGQLDALYGTPGSGSALDGVMNTFTQSLQALTTDPTSAASRATALSAARTVATTISGIARGVQDLRSGLESQLGSDVASASTLLTQIADLNGKIAGAPKSDAGTADLLDRRDQAINTLSQYLDVQVSDQPDGSVTLLTASGATLVDHGAAASLAFDGRGSLSPEAQYSADPAARGVGTVTATTPAGARIDLVATGAIRSGSIAAAVSLRDDTLVQAQRQLDDLASGLSRALSDRPATGTAASANGLTGFDIDLTGLQAGNAVTLGVRNAAGVGRNLILMPTNGAAPDPIDPKLTDDPTALVVPVDISGGDSTIAQQIGAVLGTGFTVSATPGGAAGSVRILSDPAALALTGASASVTVPTNASDTKTGSGQLALFVDGGTGGVFTGSFEGGSHLTGYAQRLAVNPAVAADSSTLVDYAGTTASGDTARPQTLTDALTNRTLTFSAASGIGGVSAPRFTTVTGFTQSVVDARGAASAEAQQLDEGQQIALSSAQSRFGKESGVSVDEEMSRLIQLQTAYSANARVLTAARDMLDTLLRI; encoded by the coding sequence ATGTCCCTCAACGCCCTCAACACCTCGACCGCCGGCCTGCAGGTGACGCAGGCGGCGATCGGCCTGGTGTCGCAGAACGTCGCCAATGCCGGCACCGCCGGCTACGTCAAGCGCACCCTGACCTCCGTCTCGACGCTCGGCAATTCCGGCGTCGCCACGGGGACTATCAGCCGGACCCTCGACGCGGTGTCGCTCAAGCAGCTGCGCCTCGAGACCGCGGGGGCGGCCTATACCGGGCTGTCGGCCAAGGTGCAGGGCCAGCTCGACGCGCTCTACGGCACCCCGGGCAGCGGCAGCGCCCTCGACGGGGTGATGAACACCTTCACGCAATCGCTCCAGGCGCTGACGACCGATCCGACCTCCGCCGCCTCGCGGGCGACCGCTTTGAGCGCCGCCCGGACCGTCGCCACCACGATCTCGGGCATCGCGCGTGGCGTGCAGGACCTGCGCAGCGGCCTCGAATCGCAGCTCGGCAGCGATGTCGCCTCGGCGAGCACGCTTCTCACGCAGATCGCGGATCTGAACGGCAAGATCGCCGGTGCGCCGAAGAGCGATGCCGGCACCGCCGATCTCCTCGACCGGCGCGACCAGGCGATCAACACCCTGTCGCAATATCTCGACGTGCAGGTGAGCGACCAGCCCGACGGCTCGGTCACCTTGCTCACCGCCTCCGGCGCGACCCTGGTCGATCACGGGGCGGCGGCGAGCCTCGCCTTCGACGGCCGTGGTTCCCTGAGTCCCGAGGCACAATATTCGGCCGACCCGGCCGCCCGCGGCGTCGGCACCGTGACGGCGACGACGCCGGCCGGCGCTAGAATCGACCTCGTCGCTACGGGTGCGATCCGCTCCGGCTCGATCGCCGCCGCGGTGAGCTTGCGCGACGACACCCTGGTCCAGGCCCAGCGCCAGCTCGACGACCTCGCCTCCGGCCTGTCGCGGGCCCTGAGCGACCGCCCGGCGACTGGAACCGCGGCGTCCGCCAACGGGCTGACCGGCTTCGACATCGACCTCACCGGGCTCCAGGCCGGCAACGCCGTGACGCTCGGCGTGCGCAACGCGGCGGGAGTGGGGCGCAACCTGATCCTGATGCCGACGAACGGCGCGGCGCCCGACCCGATCGACCCCAAGCTCACCGACGACCCGACCGCGCTCGTGGTACCGGTCGACATCTCGGGCGGGGATTCGACGATCGCGCAGCAGATCGGCGCCGTGCTCGGCACCGGATTCACCGTGTCGGCGACACCCGGTGGCGCTGCCGGCTCGGTGCGGATCCTGTCGGACCCGGCGGCCCTCGCGCTCACCGGCGCCAGCGCCTCCGTCACCGTGCCGACCAACGCCTCCGACACCAAGACCGGCAGCGGCCAGCTCGCCCTGTTCGTCGATGGCGGGACCGGTGGCGTGTTCACCGGCTCGTTCGAGGGCGGCTCGCACCTGACGGGCTACGCCCAGCGCCTCGCCGTCAACCCGGCGGTCGCGGCCGATTCGTCGACCCTGGTCGATTACGCCGGCACCACCGCCTCGGGCGACACGGCGCGGCCGCAAACCCTCACCGATGCGCTGACCAACCGCACGCTGACCTTCTCGGCGGCAAGCGGCATCGGCGGCGTCAGCGCCCCGCGCTTCACCACCGTCACCGGCTTCACCCAGTCGGTCGTCGATGCGCGAGGCGCGGCCAGCGCCGAGGCGCAGCAGCTCGACGAAGGGCAGCAGATCGCCCTGTCCTCGGCCCAGAGCCGCTTCGGCAAGGAATCCGGCGTCAGCGTGGACGAGGAGATGTCCCGGCTGATCCAGCTCCAGACCGCCTACAGCGCCAATGCCCGGGTGCTGACGGCGGCCCGTGACATGCTCGACACCCTGCTCCGTATCTAA
- a CDS encoding flagellar hook protein FlgE, whose protein sequence is MDLFGALQTSVSGLQAQAFSLGNISGNIANSQTVGYKRIDTDFADMLVEQPAKQQSAGGVAAFSQLTNSLQGGVAATGIPTNMALSGDGFFTVQTAGGTPGGTPTFSGTSLYTRRGDFSVDRDGYLVNGAGAYLTGQSLDPVSGASTGTGPIKISDASLPAKPTTSIAYAANLPSTPTTTSGNALLGTLPGGDPRVLSGNAATAPTVAASDSAAFVNSSIAGGELTAYSGTGTPVSLQMRWAKVANADATAGTGDTWNLYYANQTATGTAAGTWQNAGQAFTFNGSGQLTSPTGTSLSIPNLTVNGTNLGAVALNFGTGGLTQYGSAGGQVTTTTLQQNGYAAGTLNSLAVTGDGKLTGTYSNGNSVALAQVGVVRFNAPNSLKAVSGGNYAQTAESGEPLAGLSGTTIVGGNVEQSNTDTAGEFSKLIVTQQAYSANTRVMSTAQQMMSDLINVIR, encoded by the coding sequence ATGGACCTTTTCGGCGCGTTGCAGACTTCGGTCTCGGGTCTCCAGGCCCAGGCCTTCAGCCTCGGGAACATTTCGGGGAATATCGCGAATTCGCAGACCGTCGGCTACAAGCGGATCGACACCGACTTCGCCGACATGCTGGTCGAGCAGCCGGCCAAGCAGCAGAGCGCCGGCGGGGTCGCGGCGTTCTCGCAGCTGACCAACAGCCTGCAGGGCGGGGTGGCGGCGACCGGCATCCCCACCAACATGGCGCTCAGCGGCGACGGCTTCTTCACCGTGCAGACCGCCGGCGGGACGCCCGGCGGCACGCCGACCTTCTCGGGCACCAGCCTCTACACCCGCCGCGGCGACTTCTCGGTCGACCGCGACGGCTACCTCGTCAACGGCGCCGGCGCCTACCTGACGGGTCAGAGCCTCGACCCGGTGAGCGGCGCCTCGACCGGCACCGGGCCGATAAAGATCTCGGACGCGTCCCTGCCGGCAAAGCCGACGACCAGCATCGCCTACGCGGCGAACCTGCCGAGCACCCCGACCACGACGTCGGGCAACGCGCTCCTCGGCACCCTGCCGGGCGGCGATCCCCGGGTGCTCTCGGGCAATGCCGCGACGGCCCCGACGGTCGCAGCCTCCGATTCGGCCGCCTTCGTCAATTCCAGCATCGCGGGCGGCGAGCTCACGGCCTATTCCGGCACCGGCACCCCGGTGAGCCTGCAGATGCGCTGGGCCAAGGTCGCGAATGCCGACGCGACGGCGGGTACCGGCGATACCTGGAACCTGTACTACGCCAACCAGACCGCCACCGGCACCGCGGCCGGGACCTGGCAGAATGCCGGCCAGGCCTTCACCTTCAACGGCAGCGGGCAGCTCACCTCGCCCACCGGCACCAGCCTCAGCATCCCCAACCTGACGGTGAACGGCACCAATCTCGGGGCGGTCGCGCTGAACTTCGGCACCGGCGGACTGACCCAGTACGGCTCGGCCGGCGGCCAGGTCACCACCACCACCTTGCAGCAGAACGGCTACGCCGCCGGCACGCTCAACTCGCTCGCGGTGACGGGCGACGGCAAGCTCACCGGCACCTATTCCAACGGCAACAGCGTGGCCCTGGCCCAGGTCGGCGTGGTGCGCTTTAACGCGCCCAACTCCCTCAAGGCGGTCTCGGGCGGCAACTACGCCCAGACCGCGGAATCCGGCGAGCCGCTGGCCGGGCTATCCGGCACCACCATCGTCGGCGGCAACGTCGAGCAGTCGAACACCGACACCGCCGGCGAATTCTCCAAGCTCATCGTCACCCAGCAGGCTTATTCGGCCAACACCCGGGTGATGTCGACCGCCCAGCAGATGATGTCCGATCTCATCAACGTCATCCGCTAG
- a CDS encoding BLUF domain-containing protein produces the protein MRPSKRSSLIHLIYFSRAQLSAEPQERARQVNDIARHAQKKNEFSVITSLLIVDQGYFIQILEGERMSVQETFQRIGGDIRHRDVHIVEWREIAKREFVTSFAYVLRTATNDALFQKANLAPMLQRGTPKASTIHALAQALQADTMAKQGIDHLFV, from the coding sequence ATGCGCCCGAGCAAGCGAAGCAGCCTCATTCACCTGATCTACTTCTCGCGTGCTCAGCTCTCCGCCGAGCCGCAGGAGCGGGCGCGCCAAGTCAACGACATCGCCCGTCATGCGCAGAAGAAGAACGAGTTCTCGGTCATCACCAGCCTCTTGATCGTCGATCAGGGCTACTTCATCCAGATTCTCGAAGGGGAGCGGATGTCGGTGCAGGAGACGTTCCAGCGGATCGGCGGGGATATCCGCCATCGCGACGTCCACATCGTCGAGTGGCGCGAGATCGCCAAGCGCGAGTTCGTGACGTCGTTCGCGTATGTCCTGCGCACCGCGACCAACGACGCCCTGTTCCAGAAGGCCAACCTGGCGCCGATGCTCCAGCGCGGGACCCCGAAGGCGAGCACGATCCACGCCCTCGCCCAGGCGCTGCAGGCCGACACCATGGCCAAGCAGGGCATCGACCACCTCTTCGTGTAG
- a CDS encoding response regulator, with protein MSEAPPILIVDDQVKLVRLITELMNRLGFPEVEGVTDGPQALEALRSKRYGLVISDLDMEPMDGIQLLREIRSDDVLMNMPFILTETSFSFEDINVAHLAGADAFILKPFDLSLLKTKLKQVLNGRPRKRETPVGPISSLNVDFPLLGKM; from the coding sequence ATGAGCGAAGCACCCCCGATCCTGATCGTCGACGACCAGGTCAAACTCGTCCGCCTGATCACCGAGCTGATGAACCGCCTCGGCTTCCCGGAGGTCGAGGGCGTGACCGACGGGCCGCAGGCGCTCGAGGCTTTGCGCAGCAAGCGCTACGGCCTGGTGATCTCCGACCTCGACATGGAGCCGATGGACGGTATCCAGCTCCTGCGCGAGATCCGGTCCGACGACGTCTTGATGAACATGCCGTTCATCCTCACCGAGACCTCGTTCAGCTTCGAGGACATCAACGTCGCGCACCTCGCCGGCGCCGACGCCTTCATCCTGAAACCCTTCGACCTGTCGCTCCTGAAGACGAAGCTGAAGCAGGTGCTGAACGGCCGGCCGCGCAAGCGCGAGACGCCGGTGGGCCCGATCTCGAGCCTCAACGTCGACTTCCCGCTCCTCGGCAAGATGTGA
- a CDS encoding peptide chain release factor 3, whose product MLMQTDAPRAPADPVARRRTFAIISHPDAGKTTLTEKLLLFGGAIQLAGEVKAKRNRVSTRSDWMGIEKERGISVVTSVMTFEYGDCVFNLLDTPGHEDFSEDTYRTLTAVDSAVMVIDAAKGIEARTRKLFEVCRLRDIPIVTFVNKLDRESRDPFDLLDEIEKTLALDVAPVTWPIGRGRSFAGTYDLLRRRVRRLDAADDAGTVPVSGLDDPLFDTLLPEAGDAATWREEAELAEGGCKPFDLDAFREGHLTPVFFGSALRNFGVRDLIDGLAEVAPPPRGQDADTRAVSPTEPKMTGFVFKIQANMDPNHRDRIAFMRVCSGKLSRGMKAKLVRTGKPISLSAPQFFFAQDRAIADEAYAGDVVGIPNHGTLRIGDTLTEGEELVFRGVPSFAPELLRRIKLTDAMKAKKLREALQQMAEEGVVQLFLPQDGSSAIVGVVGALQLDVLKERLQAEYGLPIDYEPTRFTICRWIESEDQAELDKFVGSHGSSMASDLDGAPVFMATTGFSLRYEEERAPAIRFTDVKDYQKRRA is encoded by the coding sequence ATGCTGATGCAGACAGACGCCCCGCGCGCCCCCGCCGATCCGGTCGCCCGGCGCCGCACCTTCGCGATCATCTCGCACCCGGATGCCGGCAAGACCACGCTGACCGAGAAGCTGCTGCTGTTCGGCGGCGCGATCCAGCTCGCCGGCGAGGTCAAGGCCAAGCGCAACCGCGTCTCGACCCGCTCGGACTGGATGGGCATCGAGAAGGAGCGCGGCATCTCGGTCGTCACCTCGGTGATGACCTTCGAGTACGGCGACTGCGTCTTCAACCTGCTCGACACGCCGGGCCACGAGGACTTCTCGGAGGACACCTACCGGACGCTGACCGCGGTCGATTCCGCCGTGATGGTGATCGATGCGGCCAAGGGCATCGAGGCGCGCACCCGCAAGCTGTTCGAGGTCTGCCGCCTGCGCGACATCCCGATCGTCACCTTCGTCAACAAGCTCGACCGCGAATCCCGCGACCCCTTCGACCTCCTCGACGAGATCGAGAAGACGCTCGCCCTCGACGTGGCGCCGGTGACTTGGCCGATCGGCCGCGGCCGCAGCTTCGCCGGCACCTATGACCTCCTGCGGCGGCGCGTCCGCCGGCTCGACGCGGCGGACGATGCCGGCACCGTGCCGGTGTCGGGCCTCGACGACCCGCTCTTCGACACCCTGCTGCCGGAGGCGGGAGACGCCGCGACCTGGCGCGAGGAGGCGGAGCTGGCGGAGGGCGGCTGCAAGCCGTTCGATCTCGACGCCTTCCGCGAGGGCCACCTGACCCCGGTCTTCTTCGGCAGCGCCTTGCGCAATTTCGGCGTGCGCGACCTGATCGACGGGCTCGCCGAGGTGGCGCCGCCGCCGCGGGGCCAGGATGCCGATACCCGCGCGGTCTCGCCGACCGAGCCGAAGATGACCGGCTTCGTGTTCAAGATCCAGGCGAACATGGACCCGAACCACCGGGACCGCATCGCCTTCATGCGGGTCTGCTCCGGCAAGCTCAGCCGCGGCATGAAGGCCAAGCTCGTGCGCACCGGCAAGCCGATCTCGCTCTCGGCGCCGCAATTCTTCTTCGCCCAGGACCGGGCCATCGCGGATGAAGCCTATGCGGGCGACGTCGTCGGCATCCCCAACCACGGGACCCTGCGCATCGGCGACACGCTCACCGAGGGCGAGGAGCTGGTCTTCCGCGGCGTGCCGAGCTTCGCCCCGGAGCTTCTCCGCCGGATCAAGCTCACCGACGCGATGAAGGCCAAGAAGCTGCGCGAGGCCCTGCAGCAGATGGCGGAGGAGGGGGTGGTGCAGCTCTTCCTGCCGCAGGACGGTTCGAGCGCGATCGTCGGCGTGGTGGGAGCGCTGCAGCTCGACGTGCTGAAGGAGCGGCTCCAGGCGGAATACGGCCTGCCGATCGACTACGAGCCGACCCGCTTCACCATCTGCCGCTGGATCGAATCGGAGGACCAGGCCGAGCTCGACAAGTTCGTCGGTTCGCACGGCTCGTCGATGGCGAGCGATCTCGACGGGGCGCCGGTCTTCATGGCGACCACCGGATTCTCGCTGCGCTACGAGGAGGAGCGGGCGCCCGCGATCCGCTTCACCGATGTGAAGGACTATCAGAAGCGCCGGGCGTGA
- a CDS encoding SDR family oxidoreductase, with amino-acid sequence MSMQKVALVTGAGSGVGRAVALGLADAGYDVVLSGRRPEPLQAVAAEIEAKGRRALAQPTDIGDEASVAALFARVEETFGRLDVLFNNAGIGAPPVELDELPVATWKAVVDTNLTGAFLCTQGAFRLMKKQQPRGGRIINNGSISAHVPRPFSAPYTATKHAITGLTRSTSLDGRAHDIACGQVDIGNAATDMTVRMQAGVPQPDGSTRPEPTMDAKHVADAVVYMASLPLDANVQFMTVMATKMPFIGRG; translated from the coding sequence ATGAGCATGCAGAAGGTCGCGCTGGTGACCGGGGCCGGCTCGGGGGTGGGGCGCGCGGTGGCGCTCGGGCTGGCCGATGCCGGCTACGACGTGGTGCTGTCGGGGCGCCGGCCCGAGCCGTTGCAGGCGGTCGCCGCCGAGATCGAGGCCAAGGGCCGGCGGGCACTGGCGCAGCCGACCGATATCGGCGACGAGGCCTCGGTGGCCGCGCTGTTTGCCCGCGTCGAGGAGACCTTCGGCCGCCTCGACGTCCTGTTCAACAATGCCGGCATCGGCGCGCCGCCGGTCGAGCTCGACGAACTGCCGGTCGCGACCTGGAAGGCGGTGGTCGACACCAACCTCACCGGTGCCTTCCTGTGCACCCAGGGCGCGTTCCGGCTGATGAAGAAGCAGCAGCCGCGCGGCGGGCGGATCATCAACAACGGCTCGATCTCGGCCCACGTGCCGCGGCCGTTCTCGGCCCCCTACACCGCCACCAAGCACGCCATCACGGGTCTCACCCGCTCGACCTCGCTGGACGGGCGCGCCCACGACATCGCCTGCGGCCAGGTCGATATCGGCAACGCCGCCACCGACATGACCGTGCGCATGCAGGCCGGCGTGCCCCAGCCCGACGGCTCGACCCGCCCCGAGCCGACCATGGACGCCAAGCACGTCGCCGACGCGGTGGTCTACATGGCGAGCCTGCCGCTCGACGCCAACGTGCAGTTCATGACCGTGATGGCCACCAAGATGCCGTTCATCGGCCGCGGCTGA